One region of Chthonomonadales bacterium genomic DNA includes:
- a CDS encoding family 10 glycosylhydrolase produces the protein MNLLTMAAALALLAGCAAAGAGEEVEVPGFAFADPAAAAAAWRPNERGAPAALAPERTPDGRPAVAFRCDMPRLQERAYWDWTGAVDLSRHGRIALWIKAVGDLSAVASTTLYFRSGDGWYGAGFGPPEGAWRRVTLDRSAFAPEDAPGGWRALTGMRLSFWKGQDRAATVYVGGVDGQASDVVVVRSARGGDEQRRQAEATATLLARAGADCMSVDDTDVADGALEGKRVAVYPMSPGLLDAEAAALERFVAGGGKVLALYTVPERLAGLLGIRDVGWLGQQHAGQFAAMRFDPGALPGLPAEARQASWNIVRVEPADHHARVIGRWFDAEGRDTGYAAVVVSDTGAYVSHVLLPDDAARKEQMARALLGHLAPPLWKGMADGALARAGRLSRWERFGEAERGVRALAARAGRRAGVDPLLDRATAAYRHASSLAADARYPEALEAASEAGSRLTAAYAAAQPSRAGEFRGVWCHSAYGVEGLTWDEAARRLKEAGFTAVVPNMLWGGVADYPSKVLPVRDRVARDGDAIARCIAASRKTGIQVHVWKVNWNLSGAPDAFVARMRAEGRMQSDNGGHEVLWLCPSHPANFALERDSMLEVVRNYDVDGIHFDYIRYPDSSACYCGGCRRRFEEQTARPADRWPADVLRGGPRYARYQEFRRSNITRLVRAVSEEAHRIKPWIRVSAAVFPNWPSCREEIGQDWGRWVREGWLDFVCPMDYSASSAEFRTRVQVQRGAVAGRVPLYPGIGASAPGLTAAQVIDQVAIARAEGADGFIVFNYDAALVSDHLPALGRGATAVPAHAPHEAPAVEWTLRQAGRPVIGEARAGLPIGLAARLTLHGPFRRAPRAAEGVAEVRRLDDTLARTLGPCKAGGAPVAARSALVAGQYRLVVRGTVTLADGSSRPFTARGPLLRVVR, from the coding sequence ATGAACTTGCTCACGATGGCCGCGGCCCTGGCGCTCCTCGCCGGGTGCGCCGCGGCGGGCGCCGGCGAGGAGGTCGAAGTGCCTGGCTTCGCCTTCGCCGATCCGGCCGCCGCAGCCGCCGCGTGGCGCCCGAACGAGCGCGGCGCGCCCGCCGCACTGGCCCCGGAGCGCACGCCCGACGGCCGGCCCGCCGTGGCGTTCCGGTGCGACATGCCCCGTCTCCAGGAGCGCGCCTACTGGGACTGGACGGGCGCCGTCGACCTCTCGCGCCACGGCCGTATAGCCCTCTGGATCAAGGCCGTCGGCGACCTATCCGCCGTGGCCAGCACGACGCTCTACTTCCGCTCGGGGGACGGCTGGTACGGCGCGGGGTTCGGGCCGCCGGAGGGAGCATGGCGCCGCGTGACGCTGGATCGCTCCGCGTTCGCGCCCGAGGACGCCCCAGGCGGCTGGCGCGCGCTCACCGGCATGCGGCTCTCGTTCTGGAAGGGCCAGGATCGCGCCGCGACGGTCTACGTGGGCGGCGTGGACGGGCAGGCCTCCGATGTCGTCGTGGTGCGAAGCGCCCGTGGCGGCGACGAGCAGCGTCGCCAGGCCGAGGCGACGGCCACCCTGCTCGCCCGGGCGGGCGCCGATTGCATGAGCGTGGACGACACCGACGTGGCGGACGGCGCGCTGGAGGGAAAGCGCGTGGCCGTCTACCCGATGAGCCCCGGCCTCCTGGACGCCGAGGCCGCCGCGCTCGAGCGGTTCGTGGCGGGCGGCGGAAAGGTGCTAGCGCTCTACACCGTGCCAGAGCGGCTCGCCGGGCTGCTCGGAATCCGTGACGTGGGCTGGCTCGGCCAGCAGCACGCCGGCCAGTTCGCCGCCATGCGCTTCGATCCGGGCGCGCTGCCCGGCCTGCCGGCCGAGGCGCGCCAGGCGTCATGGAACATCGTTCGCGTGGAGCCCGCCGACCACCACGCCCGGGTCATCGGCCGCTGGTTCGACGCGGAGGGCCGCGACACCGGCTACGCGGCCGTGGTGGTCAGCGACACCGGCGCGTACGTGTCGCACGTGCTCCTGCCAGACGACGCTGCGCGCAAGGAGCAGATGGCGCGCGCGCTGCTCGGCCACCTCGCGCCGCCGCTGTGGAAGGGGATGGCCGACGGCGCCCTGGCCCGCGCGGGCCGCCTCTCGCGCTGGGAGCGATTTGGGGAGGCCGAGCGGGGCGTGCGGGCGCTGGCCGCGCGGGCGGGTCGGCGAGCGGGCGTCGACCCGCTCCTCGATCGGGCCACGGCCGCCTACCGCCACGCGAGCTCACTCGCCGCCGATGCGCGCTACCCGGAGGCCCTGGAGGCCGCATCCGAGGCTGGTTCACGACTGACCGCCGCCTACGCCGCAGCCCAACCCTCGCGCGCCGGCGAGTTTCGCGGCGTGTGGTGCCACTCCGCCTACGGGGTGGAGGGCCTGACCTGGGACGAGGCTGCGCGCCGCCTCAAGGAGGCCGGGTTCACCGCCGTGGTGCCGAACATGCTCTGGGGCGGCGTGGCCGACTACCCGAGCAAGGTGCTGCCGGTGCGCGACCGGGTGGCGCGCGACGGCGACGCGATCGCCCGGTGCATTGCCGCCAGCCGCAAGACCGGCATCCAGGTGCACGTGTGGAAGGTCAACTGGAACCTGAGCGGCGCGCCTGATGCGTTCGTGGCGCGGATGCGCGCCGAGGGCCGGATGCAGAGCGACAACGGCGGCCATGAGGTCCTCTGGCTCTGCCCGTCACACCCGGCCAACTTCGCGCTGGAGCGCGACTCCATGCTGGAGGTCGTGCGCAACTACGACGTGGACGGCATCCACTTCGACTATATCCGGTATCCCGACAGCAGCGCCTGCTACTGCGGCGGCTGCCGCCGGCGCTTTGAGGAGCAGACGGCCAGGCCCGCGGACCGCTGGCCTGCCGACGTGCTGCGCGGCGGCCCGCGTTACGCGCGGTACCAGGAGTTCCGCCGGAGCAACATCACGCGGCTCGTGCGAGCAGTGAGCGAGGAAGCGCACCGCATCAAGCCGTGGATCCGGGTGTCCGCCGCCGTCTTCCCGAACTGGCCCTCGTGCCGCGAGGAGATCGGGCAGGATTGGGGCCGCTGGGTGCGTGAGGGCTGGCTGGACTTCGTGTGCCCGATGGACTACAGCGCCTCGAGCGCGGAGTTCCGCACGCGCGTGCAGGTGCAGCGCGGCGCCGTAGCGGGCCGCGTGCCCCTCTATCCCGGCATCGGCGCCTCAGCGCCCGGCCTCACGGCCGCCCAGGTCATCGACCAGGTCGCCATCGCCCGCGCGGAGGGCGCCGACGGCTTCATCGTCTTCAACTACGACGCCGCGCTGGTCAGCGACCACCTTCCCGCGCTCGGCCGTGGCGCGACCGCCGTGCCCGCGCACGCGCCCCACGAGGCGCCCGCCGTCGAGTGGACGCTCCGCCAGGCGGGCCGACCCGTGATCGGCGAAGCGCGCGCGGGCCTGCCCATCGGACTGGCTGCGCGGCTGACGCTCCACGGCCCGTTCCGGCGAGCGCCTCGCGCGGCCGAAGGCGTGGCCGAGGTGCGCCGCCTGGATGACACGCTGGCGCGGACGCTGGGTCCGTGCAAGGCGGGCGGAGCGCCGGTCGCCGCCAGGTCAGCCCTCGTGGCGGGCCAGTACCGCCTCGTGGTGCGCGGGACCGTGACGCTGGCGGACGGCTCGAGCCGCCCGTTCACGGCGCGCGGGCCGCTGCTCCGGGTCGTCCGATGA